The segment GATAAGAAGTAATTTTGAACCCTCTGCAACTTCCTATTTGGAAGAAGTTATTCAAGAAGAAGGGTACTTCTAACCCGGAAATTATCCGTTTTCTACGGGAAACATCCGTCTTTGGAAAATTAAAACGACGGACGTTAAACGAAATCGCACGTTTAGTCCACGTTCGCAAGTATGTGGAAGGAGAAGAAATCTTCCGCCAGGGAGAAGCCGGCGCGGGCTTTTACATGATCTTTGACGGTAAGGTGACGATTCGTTCGATTCGAGACGGAATCGAATTGGACCTGGCTCACTTGGACCAACATTCCTTTTTTGGCGAACTTTCCCTTTTTTCGGAGGAACGGAGAACTGCGACTGCCATCGCGTCGGAGCCTTCCACTCTACTAGGTTTCTTTCAACCCGACTTAAAGGAAATCATCGAAACCAAACCTAAAATCGGTATCGAGATTCTACTAAGTCTAACAGGGGTAATCGTAGAACGTCTTCAAAAAACAAACCAGCTTCTTGAAAAAGCTTATTACAAAGGCAAGCAAAAGAATGTCTGAATCCAGGCCGTTATCTACCTATGTAATTCGTATCATTTTCTTCCTACTTGTAGGAGCGGCGATCGCATTCTTTGTACTCGGGTTGAAACTATTGATTATCCCGATCGCTTTATCCCTGATTTTATTCTATATTTTTAACGGAAGTATTAACTATTTCGAAAGTCTTGGAGTCCCTCGTATCCTATCCGTTGCCGGATTGATGATTTTAGTCTGTATTCCGATTTATTGGATCGCGACGGAAGTAGCATCGCCTATCGTTTCCACTTTGGAACCTTTAATGAAGAATTGGAGACAGGATATGGAGGACGCTAAATTCAAGTATTTGGTCGTAGGATTTAAAATCCAATTCAATGATTTTCCGGCAGGGTGGGAGGAGACGATCCGTCCGGAAGAACTTGTTCAGAAAATCGCGGATATGGTGCAAGGGGAAGTGGTAGGACTGGTTTCAATCATTCCTACTTTGATCGGTTACTTGGTAGTTACTCCTTTGTTTGCATTCCTCTTTCTATTGAACGGAAACGGAGTCTATAAGAATATCGTTAGTTTGGTCCCGAATCGCTACTTTGAAATGACCATCATGATCGCCGCTAATATCAACGAGCAAATTACGAATTACTTACGCAGCTTGGTGATCCAAAGCGCAATCATTACAATCGTTGCGATGATAGGCTTTTCGGTTATCGGACTTAGATATTTTTACATATTTGCGCTCTTTGTAGGAATCGCAAATTCGATACCGTACTTAGGACCTATAATCGGTGCGGTTCCTCCTTTGTTTATGACCTTAACGCAAGGATCGACGATCTTTTATGCCAAAGGGATCACCGACGGTATGGGGATGTACGAACTGATGGGCGCTATTCTTATCGTTATAGTTATCGCGCAAGCAGTGGATAATTTTTTCGTCCAACCGGTGATTATTTCGGATGCGGTGTCTTTGCATCCGATCGTCGTCGTCGGTGCCGTTACCGTAGGGGGAACTTTATTGGGGATCGCCGGAATGCTAGTCGCAGTCCCGCTTGCCGCAATCCTGAAAGTTACGATCGCTACATTATATCGGTCCATGAAAGATCATAACCTGCTCTAGGATAGAAGCCCGAAGATATTTGGGCGGAAACCTCTAATCTGTTTTTCGAGAAGCACGAACTTCATTAAACTCCTCATCTATTCAGCGCCGACTCCTAGATAAACCCTTACTTTTTCGGATTCGTATAATTTTTGAGCTCGTTCTTCCGGGAAAAGTTTCGAAAAAACGATCGCGGCTAAAAACGAAAGAGTCATGGAAAAGATCGCCGGATTCTTATACGGAAAATATGCGGTTGAAAAACCGAAGATGTCTACCCAAACAGTGGGGCTAAGAATGATCAAGCCTGTAGCTGAAATGGAACCGACTAGTATGGAGGCGACGCCTCCCGCTGTACTAAAATTCCGCCATAGGATGGATAGGAAAAGCGCCGGAAAATTACCGCTTGCAGCGATTGCAAATGCAAGACCGACCATAAAAGCCACATTCTGATCCTTGAATAAAATCCCGAAAAGGATTCCTAATATACCGAAGGCCACTGTCGCTCGTCTCGCAACGCTAACCTGCTCCTGTTCGCTTGCCTTTCCGTCCTTGAAAACGTTAAAATGAAGATCGTGAGAAATCGTAGAAGCGGCTGCCAGTGTCAAGCCGGCCACTACGGCTAAAATTGTCGCAAACGCCACCGCCGCAATAAAACCTAAGAACGGAGTCCCGCCTAATAATTCGGCAAGAAGTGCAGCCGCCATATTGCCGCCCTTATCAATGGAGGCTATTTGATCTCTTCCGATCAAAACCGCCGCGGCAAATCCCACGATCGGAATAATAATATAAAAGTAACCTATAAAGGTAGTCGCATAAGCCACGGATTTTCTAGCCTCTTTCGCGTGAGGGACAGTATAGAAGCGCATTAGAATATGAGGAAGTCCTAATAGTCCAAACATAAGAGCCAACCCTAGCGAAATTGCGTCTAAAGGATTGGAGACTAATCCTCCCGGTTCTAAAGCGGACCTCCCGTGCAACCGCTCAACCTCCCCGTATAAATTCGAAAGATCGAAATCGAATTTGGCCATTGCGAGAATCGCCAAAAGCGTAACTCCGAACAAAAGTAGGCCTGCTTTTACGATTTGAACCCAGGTAGTCGCAATCATTCCTCCGAATAGAACGTATAAAAGCATCACTCCTCCGACTAAAACGACTGCGGACTCGTAGGAAATTCCGAACATTAGATTGATCAGCTTCCCCGAACCGACGATCTGTGCGATCGAGTAAGTAAGCGTCACTAATATACCTCCTATCGATGCTGCGATTCGTATCGGCTTTTGTCGCAACCTAAATGCAAGAACGTCTGCGAAGGTATATTTACCCAGATTACGAAGCGGTTCGGCGATTAAAAACATTAAAGCAGGCCATCCTACCAACCAACCGACCGCGTAGATGATTCCGTCGTATCCTTTTAGAGCGACCATACCGGAAATTCCTAAAAAAGAGGCGGCGGACATATAATCGCCGGATAAAGCCAAACCGTTTTGAAATCCCGTGATGTTCCTTCCTGCTGCATAGAATTCGCTGGACGTTTTCGTTTTCTTAGCCGCCCAGTAAGTAATCGCCAGCGTTAAGAGAACGAATATTACGAAAAATAAAACGGAGACGATATTGGGTTGCCCTAAAGACGATTCCATTAGATTTCGCTTCCTTTTTCCAATTTACCTTTTAGATGTTCGGTATCTTTGTCGTATGAGGTATTTGCCCAATAGACATAAACGATCGTTAAAAGCCAGGAAACGACTATGACTAAGGCACCGGCTATCAATCCGTAGTTGGCAAACTGTCCAAGACGCTCGGTTAGCCACTCCTTCTTGAATGCGATCGTCAAAATGAAGCCGTAATAATTTATAAAAAGAACGGAAAGGAGGATAAAACCGACGGTCCAACGCGTTCTGACTAATTTTTTAAACTCGGGAGATTCGATGAGTTGATGCGGTTTGACTTTCATCCCGGACTCCTATGCATAAATGCAATCGAGGATTTTAGAAAAATTGCCTATGTTCGCAAGGATAAAAATACTCTTCCGGAAAAAATCCGAAGTAGGTTGATGATTAATTTTCGCGAGCTAATTTCGATCGGATCGTTTTTATTCCTCGATCAACATAAGTTTTGATTCGGATAAAAGAGAATAAAAAGCAAAGATACCAGAAAGGCTCCAATTCGAATCGCATTCGATTCGCTTCAAAAGGATCGATAAACGAATACAAAATCGTCATCGAAAAGGTATGTAGGACGATAATTCGAACTTTGTAGGAAAGGGAAGAAAACCGCAGCAGGAGTAATAATAGCGAAATAGGATATACGATCCTATATAAGTTTTTATCAAAGGAACCCATATCAACCGCAGCAAACCAATCCAACCCCGGATATTTGCGCAGGGATTCCGGGATCGCTTCGAATTGAGGTAATAGAAAGGGATAATTGGAGGGGCTACTTAAATAAACCTTAATACCGAACTTTAGCAGCTTGAAGGATTGCTGAATATTTGTGGTTTCCTTAACTTTAGACAGGTACTTGCGCGAAACTTCGATAAACCGGACGTTATGATAGTCGTCTTCATTGAGACAGATCGTTTCTGAATAACGCGAGACAAGAGGATCATCTTCGGAATAAATTCCGCGATAGAGAGTGGTAGGGAGCTGGAATGGGGCTAGATTTTTATGTTCGTTCGAATCTAAAGTTATCAACCTAGATCTTGCCAGATTCATTCCCAACCAGGACGAGGCCGAAAACGAGTCGAAAAGAATAAAATTCTTCAGATATAATCCGAATGGGAATAGGAGTATGAAGAAAGCCGTTATCACCGGTGCGCGCGATAGCTTTTTACGTTCATGCCAGGCTAACCAACCGACCCAGAAGATCGCAAGACCTAAATGCCAAGAAGGTCGGACGGCCGAAGCAAGCGCAATCGTCATCGAAACGGACAATAGCCTGCCGTTTCTATTTTTAACCACCCAAAGGGAATATAATAAAACTAACGAAAGAAAGAACAAATAAGTGGAATAAAACGGATAGCGAAAGTAGGCGAATACGAGCGGATTAAGAAAAAAGAGTGCGGCCCAAATATTACGGTATCGTAATCTCATTGCGGATAGAATCGATAGAAAAAGATAGCAACCGATCGCATGCAGCATCGGAAGGAAAACCGCATACAAAGGATAAGGATCGTCGTTTCCTAAATGTGTCAAAGCGGAATGGAAAAGGGCTAACGCAGGACTTGTACCGTTCAGAGTTATGAGCGCCTGAAACGGATGGTTATACCAGCATTCTTTAGAGGGTAGCTGCCAGTAACCGTCTATCCTTAATATCGGAAAATCTATAAACTGTAATATAGAATGAATGCAGGCGATTGTTATCGGTAGGAAATAGTTTCGCGCGATAGAACGGTATCCCATTTTTTCCAAAAGCGAAGTCTTTTAAAA is part of the Leptospira broomii serovar Hurstbridge str. 5399 genome and harbors:
- a CDS encoding cyclic nucleotide-binding domain-containing protein encodes the protein MNPLQLPIWKKLFKKKGTSNPEIIRFLRETSVFGKLKRRTLNEIARLVHVRKYVEGEEIFRQGEAGAGFYMIFDGKVTIRSIRDGIELDLAHLDQHSFFGELSLFSEERRTATAIASEPSTLLGFFQPDLKEIIETKPKIGIEILLSLTGVIVERLQKTNQLLEKAYYKGKQKNV
- a CDS encoding AI-2E family transporter translates to MSESRPLSTYVIRIIFFLLVGAAIAFFVLGLKLLIIPIALSLILFYIFNGSINYFESLGVPRILSVAGLMILVCIPIYWIATEVASPIVSTLEPLMKNWRQDMEDAKFKYLVVGFKIQFNDFPAGWEETIRPEELVQKIADMVQGEVVGLVSIIPTLIGYLVVTPLFAFLFLLNGNGVYKNIVSLVPNRYFEMTIMIAANINEQITNYLRSLVIQSAIITIVAMIGFSVIGLRYFYIFALFVGIANSIPYLGPIIGAVPPLFMTLTQGSTIFYAKGITDGMGMYELMGAILIVIVIAQAVDNFFVQPVIISDAVSLHPIVVVGAVTVGGTLLGIAGMLVAVPLAAILKVTIATLYRSMKDHNLL
- a CDS encoding sodium:solute symporter family transporter, translating into MESSLGQPNIVSVLFFVIFVLLTLAITYWAAKKTKTSSEFYAAGRNITGFQNGLALSGDYMSAASFLGISGMVALKGYDGIIYAVGWLVGWPALMFLIAEPLRNLGKYTFADVLAFRLRQKPIRIAASIGGILVTLTYSIAQIVGSGKLINLMFGISYESAVVLVGGVMLLYVLFGGMIATTWVQIVKAGLLLFGVTLLAILAMAKFDFDLSNLYGEVERLHGRSALEPGGLVSNPLDAISLGLALMFGLLGLPHILMRFYTVPHAKEARKSVAYATTFIGYFYIIIPIVGFAAAVLIGRDQIASIDKGGNMAAALLAELLGGTPFLGFIAAVAFATILAVVAGLTLAAASTISHDLHFNVFKDGKASEQEQVSVARRATVAFGILGILFGILFKDQNVAFMVGLAFAIAASGNFPALFLSILWRNFSTAGGVASILVGSISATGLIILSPTVWVDIFGFSTAYFPYKNPAIFSMTLSFLAAIVFSKLFPEERAQKLYESEKVRVYLGVGAE
- a CDS encoding DUF485 domain-containing protein, producing the protein MKVKPHQLIESPEFKKLVRTRWTVGFILLSVLFINYYGFILTIAFKKEWLTERLGQFANYGLIAGALVIVVSWLLTIVYVYWANTSYDKDTEHLKGKLEKGSEI